GCACTTTCAAAGGCCTCTGTCCCTTCCACGACGAGCGCTCGCCGTCGTTCACTGTCCGTCCCCAGGTGGGCCGGTACCATTGCTTCGGCTGCGGTGAAGACGGCGATGCCATCTCCTTCGTCCAGAAGATGGACCACAGCTCCTTCCACGAAGCCGTGGAAAAGCTCGCAGCCCGGATCGGCTACGAGCTGCGCTATGAGGACGGCGGCACCGGTCCCAACCGCGAAGAGGTCGGCAAGCGCCAACGGCTGCTGGATGCCCACAAGATCGCCGACGAGTTTTTCCGCGCGCAACTGCTCACGGCAGGTGCCGCCGAGGGGCGCAACTTCCTCCACGGCCGCGGTTTCGACCGGACCGCCGCCGAACAGTTCGGCGTCGGCTACGCGCCGCAGGGTTGGGATTCACTCCTGAAACACCTGCGCGGACGCGGATTCACGGACGCTGAATTGAAGCTGACGGGGATGTTCTCCGCCGGGGGACCCGGTAACCAGCAGAGAATCTACGACCGCTTCCGCGGCAGGCTCATCTGGCCCATCCGGGACATTGCCGGCGACACCATCGGCTTCGGAGCCCGCAAGCTCTACGAGGACGACCATGGCCCGAAATACCTGAACACTCCGGAGACCGTGCTCTACAAGAAGTCCCAGGTCCTCTACGGCATCGACCTCGCCAAACGGAACATCGCCAAGGACCGGCAACTGGTGGTGGTGGAGGGGTACACGGACGTCATGGCCTGCCACCTTGCCGGAGTCGGTACCGCCGTGGCCACGTGTGGCACGGCTTTCGGTACTGACCACATCAAGATCGCCCGCCGCTTGCTGTCCGACGACGGCACCGGGGGAGAGGTCATCTTCACTTTCGACGGCGACGCCGCCGGGCAAAAGGCGGCATTGCGCGCCTTCGAGGAGGACCAGCGTTTCGTCGCGCAGACTTACGTGGCCGTGGAACCGAGCGGAGCAGACCCCTGTGACTTGCGCCAGCTCAAGGGCGATGCAGCTGTCCGGGACTTGATCGCCACCCGCCGGCCGCTCTTCGAATTCGCGATCCGGGCGTCCCTCAAACGCCACAACCTGGACACCGTGGAAGGCCGCGTCTCAGCCCTGCGGGAGTCGGCGCCTGTGGTTGCGCAGATCCGTGATTCGGGCATCCGCCCGGCGTATGTCCGCGAGCTGGCAGGCTGGCTCGGGATGCCCATTGAGGAAGTCAGCCGGGCAGTGGGCCTGGCTGCCAAGCGCGCTGCTTCCGGCGCGCCGGGTACCGCGGGGGCTGCAAGCACCGCAGGAGCCATGGGTGCCGGGCAGGGCACAACGCCGGGCCAGCCCGGCCAGCCGGCGGCAGCACCGCCGTCGGACGCCCCTATCGCCTTCATGCGCCCGGATCCGCGCGATCCCGTTGCCGCCATGGAGCGGCAGGCCCTCGAAGTGGTCATCCAGAACCCCGCCGTTCTGGGTGGCGAAGCTGCGCTCATCGGTGGCGCATGGGAACGGTTTGAAGCCTGCCACTTCGTCACTCCTGCCTACTCAGCTGTGCACACTGCCGTACGGGCCGCCGGGCTGGCCAATATTGGTGACCCTGTGGCCTGGGTGGAAGGGATTCGCCGGGAAGTCCCGGAACCACTCCAAGGCCTGGTCTCCGAGCTTGCAGTCGTTCCGCTTCCGGCCAGCACTCCCGAAGCGCTGCAGCGTTATTGCCGCGACATCCTGGCCCGACTTTTCGAACTGCAGATCACCAGGGTCAAGGCGGACAAGATGGGCCAATTGCAGCGCCTGGATGCCTCGGCCCAACCGGAAGAGTTCCAACGGCTCAACCGGGAACTCATGCAGCTGGAAATGCAGCGCCGCGCCCTCCGCATGGATAGCTGACGGCTTTCCCGGCGCCGATTTCGTTTCCCGGCAGCCCTTTGTTAGGCTTGTACACGCTTCATTCCTCCGTAGCTCAATTGGCAGAGCATTCGACTGTTAATCGAAGGGTTACTGGTTCAAGTCCAGTCGGAGGAGCTTTACTCAAAAATCCCCGTCCTCAGTAGAGGGCGGGGATTTTTGGCGTCTGGTGTATTTACCTGGTGGTGAGGGTGATGTCGTCGAGGTACATCCAGGTGTCGTCGGCGGGGCTGGAGCCGTCGAGGTGGACGTTGAACCAGAGGGTGACGGTCTGGCCTTTGTAGGCGGTGAGGTCGGCGGTGAGCTGGGTCCAGGTGCCGTTGTTGTTGCAGAGTTTGAACAGGCTTCCCAGGACCGTGCCGGTGGTGGTGCGGACTTGTGCTTCCATCCAGTCGTAGGGGCAGGCGTTGCCGGTGCAGGGGTCTTCCTGGCTGTGGGGCTGGTACCAGAAGGACAGCGTGGAGGTCCCGGTGGCGGGGACGGTGATGGTCTGGGACAGGCTGCTGTCGCCGAAGGGTTCTGCCCCGGATGCCAGGCCCAGGAGCGCGGAGCCGGTGCCGGTGTGGGCGGTGGTGGAGGCCACGGGTGCCTTGACGCCGCCGGTGGTCCAGGCGCTGAGCCCGGATTCGAAGCCGCCGTTGGTGATGGCCGAGGTGGTGGTTCCGGTGGGGGTGACCGGTGCCGAGGCCGTGGACGCCGGGGAGGTGCCGACGGCATTCGTAGCGGTGACCGTGAAAGTGTAGGCGGTGCCGTTGCTCAGCCCGGAGACGGTTGCCGTCGTCGCCGGCGGGTTCCCGGTGACGGTGACCGGGGCCAGGGTGGTGGCGCCGGCGTGCGGGGTGACCGCGTAGGAGCTGATCGGGGAGCCGCCGTTGGCCGGGGCGGTCCAGGACACGGTTGCCGAGGCGTTCCCGGCGGTCGCGGTGACCGCGGTGGGGGCGGCGGGTGCCGTGGCCCCCGCCGTCGGGGTGACCGGTGCCGAGGCAGCGGAGGCCGGGGAGGTGCCGACGGCATTCGTGGCGGTGACGGTGAAGGTGTAGGCGGTGCCGTTGCTCAGCCCGGTGACGGTGGTGCTGGTGGCGGGCGGGTTCCCGGTGACGGTGACCGGGGCCAGGGTGGTGGCGCCGGCGTGCGGGGTGACCGCGTAGGAGGTGATCGCGGAGCCGCCGTTGGCCGGGGCGGTCCAGGACACGGTGGCCGAGGCGTTCCCCGCGGTCCCCGTCACGCCGGTGGGTGCGGCGGGTGCCGTGGGCGTTGTCTGGGTGTTGGTGAGGGTGACGTCGTCGAGGTACATCCAGGTGTCATCCGCGGGGCTGGAGCCGTCCAGGTGGACGTTGAACCAGAGCACGATGCTCTGGCCGTTGTAGGCGGAGAGGTTCGCGCTGAGCTGGGTCCAGGTGCCGTTGTTGTTGCAGAGTTTGAACAGGCTTGCCAGGACCGTGCCGCCGGTGGTGCGGACCTGTGCTTCCATCCAGTCGTACCTGCAGGCGGTCCCGGTGCAGCTCTCGTCGGCGGTGTGCGGCTGGTACCAGAAGGACAGCGTGGACGTCCCGGAGGCGGGCATGGTGATGGTCTGGGACAGGCTGCTGTCCCCCAGCGGCTCGGCCCCCGATGCCAGGCCCAACAACGCAGAACCCGTGCCGGTGTGCGCAACGGTGGAGGCCACGGGTGCCTTGCCGCCGCCGGTCGTCCAGGAGGCCAGCCCGGACTCGAAACCGCCGTTGGTGACCCCAGGAACCGGGGCCGAAGGCGTGACCGGGGCCGAGGCGGCCGACGCCGGAGACGTTCCGACGGCGTTCGTCGCCGTGACCGTGAACGTGTACGCGGTGCCGTTAGTCAGTCCGGTGACGGTCGCCGTCGTCGAGGGCGGATTTCCGGAGACCGTCACCGGAGCCAGGGCCGTGCCACCGGTGGAAGGCGTCACCGTATAGGAAGTGATCGGGGAGCCGCCGTTGGCCGGAGCCGTCCACGACACCACCGCG
This genomic interval from Arthrobacter sp. FW306-2-2C-D06B contains the following:
- a CDS encoding fibronectin type III domain-containing protein, whose protein sequence is MRLLTILFRRPAWFRWAAAASVLLLLGYSAVYLAPPARAALPKTIVSLTFDDGNADQLPAEQLLKSLGLHGTFFITTSWIDNPSWLTRANLNSIAADGNEIGGHTITHPDLTTLSTSAATNEVCGGRTTLASWGFNATDFAYPFAAENSSVEQIVKNCGFASARNLGDIRSPASCSSCPFAETLPPANPYNTAAPDEVDSTWTLQNLEDLVTNAEPGGGWVQLTFHHIAVGTDPTLTIDPNLFKTFVTWLAARTANGTTSVQTVAQALGNASTAPTAPAAPSGVAATAGNGSAVVSWTAPANGGSPITSYTVTPSSGGTALAPVTVSGNPPSTTATVTGLSNGTAYTFTVTATNAVGTSAPSAASAPVTPTAPTAPAAPTGVTATAGNASAVVSWTAPANGGSPITSYTVTPSTGGTALAPVTVSGNPPSTTATVTGLTNGTAYTFTVTATNAVGTSPASAASAPVTPSAPVPGVTNGGFESGLASWTTGGGKAPVASTVAHTGTGSALLGLASGAEPLGDSSLSQTITMPASGTSTLSFWYQPHTADESCTGTACRYDWMEAQVRTTGGTVLASLFKLCNNNGTWTQLSANLSAYNGQSIVLWFNVHLDGSSPADDTWMYLDDVTLTNTQTTPTAPAAPTGVTGTAGNASATVSWTAPANGGSAITSYAVTPHAGATTLAPVTVTGNPPATSTTVTGLSNGTAYTFTVTATNAVGTSPASAASAPVTPTAGATAPAAPTAVTATAGNASATVSWTAPANGGSPISSYAVTPHAGATTLAPVTVTGNPPATTATVSGLSNGTAYTFTVTATNAVGTSPASTASAPVTPTGTTTSAITNGGFESGLSAWTTGGVKAPVASTTAHTGTGSALLGLASGAEPFGDSSLSQTITVPATGTSTLSFWYQPHSQEDPCTGNACPYDWMEAQVRTTTGTVLGSLFKLCNNNGTWTQLTADLTAYKGQTVTLWFNVHLDGSSPADDTWMYLDDITLTTR
- the dnaG gene encoding DNA primase; protein product: MAGLIKREDIDEVRQRTDIKEVVDGYVTLKGAGLGTFKGLCPFHDERSPSFTVRPQVGRYHCFGCGEDGDAISFVQKMDHSSFHEAVEKLAARIGYELRYEDGGTGPNREEVGKRQRLLDAHKIADEFFRAQLLTAGAAEGRNFLHGRGFDRTAAEQFGVGYAPQGWDSLLKHLRGRGFTDAELKLTGMFSAGGPGNQQRIYDRFRGRLIWPIRDIAGDTIGFGARKLYEDDHGPKYLNTPETVLYKKSQVLYGIDLAKRNIAKDRQLVVVEGYTDVMACHLAGVGTAVATCGTAFGTDHIKIARRLLSDDGTGGEVIFTFDGDAAGQKAALRAFEEDQRFVAQTYVAVEPSGADPCDLRQLKGDAAVRDLIATRRPLFEFAIRASLKRHNLDTVEGRVSALRESAPVVAQIRDSGIRPAYVRELAGWLGMPIEEVSRAVGLAAKRAASGAPGTAGAASTAGAMGAGQGTTPGQPGQPAAAPPSDAPIAFMRPDPRDPVAAMERQALEVVIQNPAVLGGEAALIGGAWERFEACHFVTPAYSAVHTAVRAAGLANIGDPVAWVEGIRREVPEPLQGLVSELAVVPLPASTPEALQRYCRDILARLFELQITRVKADKMGQLQRLDASAQPEEFQRLNRELMQLEMQRRALRMDS